From Candidatus Neomarinimicrobiota bacterium, a single genomic window includes:
- a CDS encoding type II toxin-antitoxin system Phd/YefM family antitoxin, whose protein sequence is MRYQITANELKTKGVSVIEKAISEHTEAVITVRGKEKFVVIPIKAYNQLRKYELDGAIRESLTDWKEGRIYPDNIEEHIKRITDV, encoded by the coding sequence ATGCGATATCAAATTACAGCCAATGAGCTTAAGACAAAAGGTGTCTCGGTGATCGAAAAAGCAATATCTGAACATACCGAAGCGGTCATAACCGTTCGTGGTAAAGAAAAATTCGTCGTTATACCTATTAAAGCATACAATCAGCTACGAAAATATGAACTGGACGGTGCAATTCGTGAAAGTCTGACGGATTGGAAAGAAGGACGGATTTATCCCGATAATATTGAGGAGCATATTAAAAGAATCACCGATGTATAA
- a CDS encoding RNB domain-containing ribonuclease, protein MKFQQTLENVLKQNDSPYVKRTALRAMMKAKYSIEPLGHFGLSFKDYTHFTSPIRRYPDLMVHRLLKKYLNQQKPDPDLKKKLKRIANISSDAELRGMEAERQYHIIKQMRYFKKYVGDIYQGFVSDVKSYGLWVEIDNSYIEGFVPIQGLKKDRWVFDEVNKTLTGHNTNTKYTPGDKVTVRLVRVDIDRCQAEFYIEEEI, encoded by the coding sequence GTGAAATTTCAACAGACGTTGGAAAATGTTTTAAAGCAAAATGATAGCCCTTATGTTAAGCGTACAGCCCTTCGGGCTATGATGAAAGCAAAATATTCTATCGAGCCATTGGGACACTTTGGATTATCATTTAAAGATTATACCCATTTCACATCTCCGATACGGCGCTATCCTGATTTAATGGTTCACCGCCTTTTAAAAAAATATCTTAATCAACAAAAACCTGATCCAGATCTGAAAAAAAAATTGAAACGAATTGCGAACATATCTTCTGATGCAGAATTACGAGGAATGGAAGCCGAACGTCAGTATCATATCATAAAACAAATGCGTTATTTTAAAAAATATGTCGGCGATATTTATCAGGGTTTCGTTTCAGACGTAAAGTCTTATGGCTTATGGGTAGAAATTGATAATTCTTATATCGAAGGTTTTGTTCCGATCCAGGGTTTAAAAAAAGACAGGTGGGTATTTGATGAGGTAAATAAAACGCTTACAGGACACAATACTAATACCAAATATACACCAGGAGATAAGGTAACAGTCCGGCTTGTCCGTGTGGATATTGATCGATGTCAGGCAGAATTTTACATTGAAGAAGAGATTTGA
- a CDS encoding T9SS type A sorting domain-containing protein — MRASIKRKGSDGYRQADKEIEKDVRTGKEIQTLVNFVQSAGKYSVDFDGSKLPSGIYLYKLTTSAGSKSQKMIILK; from the coding sequence ATCCGGGCAAGCATAAAAAGAAAGGGCTCGGATGGTTACAGACAAGCAGATAAGGAGATTGAAAAGGATGTTAGGACAGGAAAAGAAATCCAAACTCTTGTAAATTTTGTTCAATCTGCTGGAAAATATTCTGTGGATTTTGACGGCTCTAAATTGCCATCTGGAATTTATTTATACAAATTAACTACGAGTGCCGGTTCCAAATCCCAAAAAATGATAATCTTAAAATAA